One Methanolobus sp. WCC4 DNA segment encodes these proteins:
- a CDS encoding DUF5788 family protein, with protein sequence MEDIEEISEQERQKLLNRLHKSLFWVGEAIPRKVRIEGKDVDLHEIVWEIVNRPKLNKDELDNIDQFLEMLCEKEREYEERLETEPLSCEQAKALFDKAAGVRRAMMDLKELTTPSKRKAIFKNRHICEDVDTEKWDELADKIKKRGCQF encoded by the coding sequence ATGGAAGATATAGAAGAGATATCCGAGCAGGAAAGACAGAAGTTGCTTAACAGACTCCATAAGAGCCTGTTCTGGGTAGGAGAGGCCATACCCCGGAAAGTGAGGATCGAAGGAAAGGATGTAGACCTTCATGAGATAGTCTGGGAGATAGTCAACAGACCAAAACTGAACAAGGATGAACTGGATAATATTGACCAGTTTTTGGAAATGCTCTGTGAGAAGGAAAGAGAATACGAAGAGCGTCTTGAAACCGAGCCTTTGAGCTGTGAGCAGGCAAAGGCCCTATTTGACAAGGCAGCCGGTGTCAGGAGAGCCATGATGGACCTCAAAGAACTGACGACCCCCTCTAAGAGAAAGGCTATTTTCAAGAACAGGCACATATGCGAAGATGTAGACACAGAGAAGTGGGACGAGCTTGCAGATAAAATAAAGAAAAGAGGCTGTCAGTTCTGA
- a CDS encoding A24 family peptidase C-terminal domain-containing protein: MIEILKVLACMPFLLYACYADIKTRRVANEVWVVMFGVGFIFIMYDLMAYGLPYLIRNVLSFLFIFAFVYVLFQLGAFGGADAKVLMTISLIIPTFPRIMLGSTSLPLNGVPFIDLFAFSVFGNSVILTVIVPAGLFLYNLLKNPSESLKRPLYMFIGYITPISKLEKGHFRMIDSYEDTGEDVKFSFSRSGTELTSGVISELKGFQNEGKVKDGVWITPGLPFMIPITAVFLTAVIFGDLIFYITLQFMMM, translated from the coding sequence ATGATCGAAATATTAAAAGTGCTGGCATGTATGCCATTCCTGCTCTATGCATGTTATGCTGATATCAAGACACGCCGCGTTGCCAATGAAGTATGGGTGGTGATGTTCGGTGTCGGCTTTATCTTCATAATGTACGACCTTATGGCATACGGTCTTCCGTATCTCATACGCAATGTCCTTTCTTTCCTGTTCATATTCGCATTCGTGTACGTACTCTTCCAGCTTGGTGCATTCGGTGGTGCCGATGCCAAGGTACTGATGACCATTTCACTGATCATCCCCACGTTCCCGAGGATAATGCTTGGTTCAACATCACTCCCGCTTAACGGAGTACCTTTCATCGATCTCTTTGCGTTCAGCGTTTTCGGGAATTCCGTGATACTCACTGTGATCGTACCTGCAGGGCTTTTCCTGTACAACCTGTTAAAGAACCCGTCCGAATCTTTGAAACGACCCCTGTACATGTTCATCGGTTACATAACTCCGATATCGAAACTGGAAAAAGGGCACTTCCGTATGATCGATTCGTATGAAGATACAGGGGAAGATGTGAAGTTCAGTTTCTCAAGGTCGGGAACAGAACTTACATCCGGTGTTATTTCGGAACTGAAAGGTTTCCAGAATGAAGGAAAAGTTAAGGATGGTGTATGGATAACTCCGGGCCTTCCGTTCATGATACCCATAACTGCCGTTTTCCTCACAGCAGTGATCTTCGGAGACCTGATATTCTACATTACACTGCAATTCATGATGATGTGA
- the pyrB gene encoding aspartate carbamoyltransferase, with product MNFKDNHIISTRDLSREMIDHILDTAERMEPIARGEQRSDLLSGKILAILFFEPSTRTRMSFETAMLRLGGDVLNLGSIDASSIAKGETLADTVRVVDGYVDAIVLRHPKEGAALLASEFSGVPVLNAGDGAGHHPTQTLLDLYTIRRESQLDGLKIALAGDLKYGRTVHSLCYALSLYGAQITLISPKELRMPEEIVNDIAARGAVITESDSIEEAIADVDVLYMTRIQKERFPDPAEYRKVANKLKITMETLKNARPELKIMHPLPRVNEIDTEIDDTPHACYFKQAFYGVPVRMALLGLVLGAIE from the coding sequence ATGAATTTCAAGGACAACCATATCATTTCGACAAGGGACCTCTCCAGGGAAATGATCGACCACATCCTCGATACCGCTGAAAGGATGGAACCGATCGCACGTGGGGAACAGAGGTCGGACCTGCTTTCCGGCAAGATCCTTGCTATACTTTTCTTTGAACCAAGCACAAGGACAAGGATGTCCTTTGAGACAGCGATGTTAAGACTTGGCGGGGATGTACTTAATCTGGGATCGATAGATGCGAGTTCCATAGCAAAGGGAGAGACACTGGCAGATACGGTCCGGGTTGTCGATGGATATGTCGATGCCATCGTGTTACGCCACCCTAAAGAAGGGGCTGCACTGCTTGCATCGGAGTTCTCCGGAGTACCCGTACTTAATGCAGGAGACGGGGCCGGCCACCATCCTACACAGACACTCCTTGACCTTTATACGATAAGGCGTGAGAGCCAACTTGACGGCCTGAAGATAGCTCTTGCAGGTGACCTGAAATACGGAAGGACCGTTCACTCACTATGTTATGCACTGTCACTCTACGGAGCACAGATCACACTCATCTCACCAAAGGAACTGCGTATGCCGGAAGAGATAGTCAATGACATTGCTGCAAGGGGTGCGGTGATCACAGAAAGCGACTCGATCGAGGAAGCCATTGCTGATGTCGATGTGCTCTACATGACCCGCATACAGAAAGAAAGGTTCCCGGATCCTGCTGAATATCGTAAGGTTGCCAATAAACTGAAGATAACAATGGAAACGCTGAAGAATGCAAGACCGGAACTGAAGATCATGCATCCGCTACCCAGAGTGAACGAGATAGATACAGAGATAGATGATACACCCCATGCATGCTATTTCAAACAGGCATTCTACGGAGTACCGGTGCGAATGGCACTCCTGGGACTAGTACTGGGGGCGATAGAATGA
- the recQ gene encoding DNA helicase RecQ has protein sequence MKNKYGLKMHETLRKYFGYSDFRPLQEDIINDVLNDRDTFVLMPTGGGKSLCYQLPALLKDGITVVVSPLISLMKDQVDSLRENGVDAAYLNSTLKPAESKRIYEELKRGEIKILYVAPERLVMSSTMSLLKGLNVSLFAIDESHCISEWGHDFRPEYRKLNMLKKKFPQVPIIALTATATPKVREDTIQQLGIKDCGTYVASFNRKNLFYRIRAKKDTYPNLLRYLRKKKGESGIIYCQSRRTVNSLATKLKKDGFNALPYHAGLTDQQRARNQEMFIKDRTDIIVATIAFGMGIDKPNVRFVVHYDLPKNLEGYYQETGRGGRDGLECECVLFFSRGDKYKIEYFIKQKGKKEERDIALKQLNDMVDYCESNTCRRKVLLGYFGEEVTEDNCGKCDVCLQPRMEVDGTTEAKLLINCITELDQRFGMNHVIDVLAGSRAKKVTDKKHHLLKYYGQGDMHTKDSWLEMAREMVRQDVIKVEGARYPLLKLNRKSQEVLSGKRMVTFTRVVDNECQEDYEPVTSATVEDVRFEPASVIHRRVNDDPDRDLFDKLKELRANLAQMQDVPPYIVFADTSLRQMAARKPQSKEELLKITGVGEYKLKKYGDRFIKEISEHLETLEPETANSERAVPKAPAKKRSQKKSSGSAIPKPALKKEIVLRALDELEDDLIRSIKDKLGGNYSDEEIKEVYRSLIKKK, from the coding sequence GTCTAAAGATGCACGAAACTCTCAGGAAGTACTTTGGATATTCTGATTTTCGCCCTCTTCAGGAGGACATAATAAATGACGTGCTAAACGACCGGGACACTTTCGTGCTGATGCCCACAGGCGGCGGGAAATCCCTCTGTTACCAGCTTCCTGCCCTTCTCAAGGATGGCATCACAGTGGTCGTCTCACCCCTTATCTCACTCATGAAGGACCAGGTGGACAGCCTGAGAGAGAATGGTGTCGATGCGGCATACCTTAACAGTACCCTGAAACCTGCCGAATCTAAACGGATATACGAGGAACTGAAAAGAGGCGAGATAAAGATCCTGTATGTGGCACCTGAAAGGCTTGTCATGTCAAGCACCATGAGTCTCCTGAAAGGTCTTAATGTATCCCTTTTTGCCATCGATGAGAGCCATTGCATATCCGAATGGGGACATGATTTCAGACCGGAGTACCGCAAGCTCAACATGCTGAAGAAGAAGTTCCCGCAAGTACCCATTATCGCACTTACGGCAACCGCCACGCCAAAGGTCAGGGAGGATACTATCCAGCAGCTCGGCATCAAAGATTGCGGGACGTACGTTGCAAGCTTTAACCGTAAGAACCTCTTCTACCGGATCAGGGCAAAGAAGGACACATATCCAAACCTTCTCCGCTACCTGAGAAAGAAAAAGGGCGAAAGCGGCATAATCTATTGCCAGAGCCGCAGAACGGTCAACAGCCTTGCCACCAAGCTCAAAAAGGACGGATTCAATGCTCTGCCCTACCATGCCGGACTTACCGACCAGCAAAGAGCCAGGAACCAGGAGATGTTCATCAAGGACAGGACAGACATCATTGTGGCGACGATAGCCTTTGGCATGGGGATCGATAAACCGAACGTCCGTTTCGTTGTCCACTATGACCTGCCCAAGAACCTTGAGGGATATTATCAGGAGACGGGACGTGGTGGAAGGGACGGACTTGAATGCGAATGTGTGCTCTTCTTCAGTCGTGGTGACAAGTACAAGATCGAGTATTTCATCAAGCAGAAAGGCAAGAAGGAAGAGAGGGATATCGCCCTCAAACAACTGAACGACATGGTGGATTACTGTGAGAGCAACACCTGTCGCCGCAAGGTGCTGCTTGGATACTTTGGAGAGGAAGTTACCGAGGATAATTGTGGCAAGTGCGATGTCTGCCTGCAGCCACGCATGGAAGTGGATGGCACAACAGAAGCAAAACTGCTTATCAATTGCATAACCGAACTGGACCAGCGATTTGGCATGAACCACGTCATCGACGTGCTTGCCGGCAGCCGGGCGAAGAAAGTGACCGATAAGAAACACCACCTTCTCAAATACTACGGCCAGGGGGATATGCACACTAAAGATTCCTGGCTGGAAATGGCAAGGGAAATGGTCCGCCAGGATGTCATCAAGGTAGAAGGTGCACGCTACCCGTTGCTCAAGCTGAACAGGAAGAGCCAGGAAGTGCTTTCCGGTAAAAGGATGGTGACCTTCACAAGGGTGGTAGATAACGAGTGTCAGGAAGACTATGAACCTGTGACCTCAGCCACTGTGGAAGATGTGCGCTTCGAGCCGGCTTCTGTCATACACAGAAGGGTCAATGATGACCCTGACAGGGACCTCTTCGACAAACTGAAGGAACTGCGCGCAAACCTCGCCCAGATGCAGGATGTGCCACCATACATCGTATTCGCAGACACCAGTCTCCGCCAGATGGCTGCCAGAAAACCACAAAGCAAAGAAGAACTATTGAAGATAACAGGTGTCGGTGAGTATAAACTGAAGAAATACGGTGACAGGTTCATCAAGGAGATTTCAGAACATCTGGAGACACTGGAACCGGAAACTGCCAACAGTGAGAGAGCTGTACCTAAAGCTCCCGCGAAAAAGAGAAGTCAAAAAAAGTCATCAGGGTCAGCTATCCCAAAACCTGCACTTAAAAAAGAAATAGTCCTCAGGGCACTGGATGAACTGGAAGATGACCTCATAAGAAGTATAAAGGATAAACTGGGCGGCAATTATTCCGATGAGGAAATAAAAGAAGTGTACCGGTCACTTATCAAAAAGAAATGA
- the hxlA gene encoding 3-hexulose-6-phosphate synthase has translation MQVALDLLETDRAIQIAKESVEGGVDWLEAGTPLIKSEGMDAVRKLSEAFPERTIVADMKIADTGAMEVEMGAKAGADIVVILASADDSTIQESVRAAKKYGVRIMADLISAADPVSRSVELEQLGVDYINVHAGIDQQMTGQDSLSLMKQIVSRVTIPVAVAGGLDAASCSEAVSAGADIVIVGGNIVRSADVTASAKAIRESVDSPSSAPVVKRSVDEDIRRILEGISTSNISDAMHRKGAMQEIYSMLPGKRMVGTAVTVQTFKGDWAKAVEAIDEAKEGDVIVIYNGSRHVAPWGGLATLSALNKGVAGVVIDGAVRDIDDIRNMDLPVFATCNVPNAGEPKGFGEINSEIVCGNQTVRPGDYIVGDDNGVVVIPKERAYEIARRAKEVEKTELRLFEEIRRGSTLSEVMKLKKWEKH, from the coding sequence ATTCAGGTAGCTCTGGACCTTCTGGAAACGGACAGGGCAATACAGATAGCAAAGGAATCAGTAGAAGGGGGAGTTGACTGGCTTGAGGCCGGAACCCCTCTTATCAAAAGTGAGGGCATGGATGCCGTAAGGAAGCTCAGTGAGGCTTTTCCTGAAAGGACCATAGTCGCGGACATGAAGATCGCTGACACCGGTGCCATGGAAGTGGAAATGGGAGCAAAGGCCGGTGCCGATATCGTGGTCATACTCGCCAGTGCGGACGATTCCACCATACAGGAATCAGTACGTGCTGCAAAGAAATATGGAGTAAGGATAATGGCTGACCTCATATCTGCCGCAGATCCTGTCTCCCGTAGTGTGGAGCTGGAGCAGCTTGGTGTGGATTACATCAATGTTCACGCAGGGATCGACCAGCAGATGACAGGTCAGGATTCACTTTCACTTATGAAGCAGATCGTCAGCAGGGTGACCATCCCTGTTGCTGTAGCAGGCGGTCTTGATGCCGCATCCTGCTCAGAGGCCGTATCTGCAGGCGCTGACATAGTGATAGTTGGTGGGAACATCGTCCGCTCGGCCGATGTGACTGCCTCAGCAAAGGCGATCAGGGAAAGTGTGGATTCTCCCTCAAGCGCACCAGTGGTTAAGCGGTCCGTGGATGAGGATATCCGCAGGATCCTTGAAGGGATATCGACATCGAACATTTCCGATGCCATGCACCGTAAAGGTGCCATGCAGGAGATCTACTCGATGCTTCCCGGAAAGAGGATGGTTGGTACGGCGGTCACGGTCCAGACCTTCAAGGGTGACTGGGCCAAGGCTGTGGAAGCTATCGATGAGGCGAAGGAAGGAGATGTCATTGTCATCTATAACGGCAGCAGGCATGTGGCTCCATGGGGCGGCCTTGCAACATTGAGTGCGTTGAACAAAGGCGTTGCCGGCGTTGTCATAGACGGTGCGGTCAGGGATATCGATGATATCCGTAACATGGACCTGCCTGTCTTTGCCACATGTAATGTTCCCAATGCAGGCGAACCAAAAGGTTTTGGTGAGATCAACTCTGAGATCGTCTGCGGGAATCAGACTGTAAGGCCGGGGGACTATATAGTAGGCGATGACAACGGTGTTGTGGTAATACCGAAAGAACGTGCCTATGAGATCGCAAGGCGTGCGAAGGAGGTTGAAAAGACCGAGCTGCGCCTTTTCGAGGAGATCCGCAGGGGTTCTACCCTGTCAGAGGTCATGAAACTTAAGAAATGGGAGAAACACTGA